The genomic segment CCGGGCGCCCGGCACGGGGAGGGCAGGGCATGAGCCAAGGATATTTCCCGCGGTGGGCCGAGGAACTCGCGGTGCCCGACGAGGCGTTCGCCCGGGCCTATGCGGCTCTGGACGGCACGCGCCGCGCCTGGATCAAGAAGACCATCGCCCAGGTCCACGCCCTGGCGGGGCCCATGGCCGACCCCCTGGGCGAGCACGGCGTGATCCATCGCCAGGGCTTCGCCTCGCGCCTGCGCGTCGCGCCCCGGGACTGCGCGGTGCTCTTCCTGGACGACTCCTGCGCCTCGGCCCCGCAGGCCGTGGCCGCCGCCGTGCCCATGCTGCTGTCCGGGGTGCCCAACCTGTGCGCCGTGCGCGTGCACGCCGGGCCGCCCGCCGCCGACGACGTGCTGGCCGCCCTGGAACTGGCAGGCCTGGAGACGGTCTTCCACCTGGACGAGGCCCAGGCGCGCCAGTTCATGACCTTCCTGGTCAACGGCGGCTCGGCAGTGGCGCTGTTCCTCGGCCAGGGCCAGGCCCTGGACGGCTTGCGCACGGCTGCGGGCTACGCCGCCCCGCCCCTGCGCCTGTGGCGGCCCTTCGCCGTGGAGCGGGTAGGCGTGCTGGCCGGGCCCGGCTGCAACTGGGACTGGCCGACCCTGGCCTGGGTCCACGCCTGCGCCACGGTGGACGTCTACGGCGCGCGCACGGCCATCCCCGGGCTGCCCCCGGGCGGGCGGCGCAGGCCCGGCGGCCTGCGGGCCCTGCTGGCGGGCGGCTACCCGGTGCTCTATGTGCCCGAAGACGCGCTGCCCCAGGCCCTGGAGGCCACGCCCCTGGCCCTGGCCCCCGGGCAGGAGGGCTGCTGGGCCTGGCCCGGGCTGGACGCGTGGCTGTTCCACGGCCAGAGCCTGGCCTTGTCGGACTGCTCCCGGTAGCCCGGGCTGCGGCAGCATCACAGCAACCCGGCGCAGCCCAGGGAGCCAAGCATGTCCAAGAAGGTGGCCATCCCCAAGGATTTCCTGCATTCCTTGCGCAATATCGGCATCATCGCCCACATCGACGCGGGCAAGACCACGCTGACCGAGCGCATCCTGTACTACTCCGGACGCATCCACCGCATGGGCGAGGTCCACGACGGCACCGCGACCATGGATTTCATGCCCGAGGAGCAGGAGCGCGGCATCACCATCGGCTCGGCCTGCACCACCTGCCAGTGGAACGGGGCGACCATCAACCTCATCGACACCCCCGGACACGTGGACTTCACCATCGAGGTGGAGCGCTCCCTGCGCGTGCTCGACGGGGCGGTGGGCGTGTTCTGCGCCGTGGGCGGGGTGGAGCCGCAGTCCGAGACCGTGTGGCGCCAGTCGGTGAAGTTCCATGTGCCCAAGCTGGCCTTCGTGAACAAGATGGACCGCCCGGGGGCGGACTTTGCCGCCGTGCTCGACGCCATGCGCGAGCGCCTGGGCGCCGTGCCCCTGCCGCTCACGGTGCCCGTGGGCTCCGGGCAGGAGTTTGCGGGCGTCATCGACCTGGTGGCCATGCGCCGCCTGCATTTCGACCCCCAGACCCAGGGCGCCGAAGTCCGCGCCGAGGCCCTGGACGCCGAGGACGAGGCCCTGGCCGCCCCCTGGCGCGAGCGGATGCTCGAGACTCTGGCCGAGGCCGACGAGGCGTTCCTGGAAGTCTACCTGGGCGGCGGCGACATCGCCGCAGGCGCCATCCGCGAGGCCGTGCGCCGGGCCACTCTGCGCCTGGCCCTGGTGCCGGTGTTCGCGGGCTCGGCCCTGCGCAACATCGGCGTGCAGCCGCTGCTGGACGGCGTATGCGCCTATCTGCCCAGCCCGGCGGACGTGCCCGGGCAGGAGGGGCTGGACCCCGCCTCCGGCCAGCGCGTGACCCTGCCGCCCGACCCCCGGGGCCCGCTGGCGGCCCTGGCCTTCAAGGTCAGCATGGACACCGGGCGCAAGGTCGTGCTGCTGCGCGTGTATTCGGGCATGGTCGAGGCCGGGCAGACGGTGTACAACGTGACCCAGGGGCAGGAGGAGCGCGTGGCGCGCCTGTTCCGCCTGCACGCCGGGCACAAGGAGAAGGTCGATCACGCCTTCGCGGGCGAGATCGTGGCTGCGGCGGGCATGAAATTTTCGCGCACGGGCGACACCCTGTGCGCGCAGGACCGCCAGATCGTGCTGGAGCGCATCGACGACTACCGGCCCGTGATCTCCCTGGCCCTGGAGCCGCGCAACGCCGCCGAGGCCGACAGGCTGGAGGAAGTGCTGCACAAGATGCTCATGGAGGACCCGACCCTGGAGATGCGCCGCGACGAGGGCACGGACCAGCTGCTGCTGTCGGGCATGGGCGAGCTGCATCTGGAGGTCGTGCTCGAGCGCATCCGCCGCGAATACGGGGTGGACCCGCGCGCGGGCAGGCCGCAGGTGGTTTTCCGCGAGACCGTGCGCAGCGCGGGGCAGGGCGAGGGCGAATTCGACCGCGAGCTGGGCGAGGTGCCGCATTACGGCTTCGTGGCCGTGGCGGTGGAGCCGCGCCCGCGCGACGCAGGCCGCGACGTGGTCTTCGCCTTCGACACCGCCTCCTGGCCGGCGGACTGGGTCCAGGCCGTGGCCGACGGGGTGGAGGACAGCCTGCAATCCGGCGTGCTCAAGGGCTACCCGGTGGCCGACGTGCGCGTGAGCGTGACGCGGATGGCCCGGGCCGACGGCAAGTCGAGCCCCGTGGGCTACCGCATGGCGGCGGCGGCGGCGGTCAAGGCCGCCCTGGAGGCCGCCCAGTCCGTGCTGCTGGAGCCGATCATGACCGTGGAGGTCGGCGTGCCGGACGATTTCGTCGGCGATGTCATTGGCCTGCTGGGCTCCAAGGGCGCCAAGATCGACAACATGTTCGACCGCAGCGGGCACAAGGTCGTGCAGGCCCTGGCGCCGCTGCGTCAGCTGTTCGGGTTCTCCACCGAGCTGCGCTCGGCCACCCAGGGCCGGGCGGGGCTGGTGATGCAGTTCGCGCGTTTCGATGTTCTCGGATAGTTCCGGGGCTCGGACCCCGAAAGTGAGCCGATGCTGAAGAAGAACCGCACCAGCTGGCAGCGCCTGCGGCGCTGGTCCAGATACCAGTATCTGCGCGTGATGCGCATCAACGCCACCCCGCATTCCGTGGCCATGGGGCTGGCCGTGGGCATTTTCGCGGGCTTTCTGCCCATCGTGCCGCTCCAGACGGCGTTGACCATCGCCCTGTGCCTGCCGCTGCGCGGCAACCCCGTGGTGGGTTTCATGGGCACCTGGATCTCCAACCCGTTCAACTGGGTGCCGTTCTACTATTTCCTGTTCGTCGTGGGCCGGGCCATCGTGCCCTGGGACGTGCCACCCCTGGAACTGGACCAGTTCGGGGCCATGCTCAAGACATTCAATGTCACGGAATTCATGGATTTCGGCAAGGATCTGCTGGCCAGCTTCAAGGTCATGCTCATCGCGGGTTGCGTCATGGGCGTCCCGGCCGCGGTGTTGACCTACTACCTGGCGCGCGACGCGGTGATCCGCTACCGCAGGCGCCGCGCCCTGCGCCTGCTGCGCAAGCGCACCCGCCTGAGCTGACCGCGCGCGGGCGCCTGCGACGCGGCCTGTCGGAGCCCGGGCGCCAGAGCAGGGGACACCCCCCGGCCCAAGCGAGCGGCCCCGGCCCCGGCCCAAGCGAGCGGCCCCGGCCCAAGGCCCCGGCCCAAGCGAGCGGCCCCGGCCCAAGGCCCCGGCCCAAGGGAGCGGCCCCGGCCCAAGGAGCCCGAAATCCGGGCCCGGCAGGGCACGACAGAGTCTAGACTTTTTCAAGTGTTTCTTTAAGGATTTGATGTGAAAGCATTTCCTGCAATCCGCCTGCGAGGGGCCCGGTGAGCCGCGCCGCCGCGCCGCCACGCTATGGGCGCTTCGCCAAGAAGCGCTTCGGGCAGCATTTCCTGCACGACAAGGGCGTGTGCGCGCGCATCGTGGCCGCCCTGGGCATCGAGCCCGGCGACCGGGTGCTGGAGATCGGCCCGGGGCACGGGGCGTTGTCCACGCTCATCGCCCAGGCCGGGCCGGGGCTCTACGCCGCCGTGGAGCGCGACCTGGCCCTGGCCCTGGAGCTGCGCGGCAAGTGCCCCGGGGTGCTGCCCCTGGCCGCCGACGCCCTGGCCGTGCGCTGGGAGCGCCTGGAGCCGCCGGGCGGGTGGAAGATCATCGGCAACCTGCCCTACAACGTGGCCTCGCCGCTGATGTGGGAGCTGTTCTCGCGCTGCCGGGGCCTGGCCCGGGCGGTGTTCATGGTGCAAAAGGAAGTGGGCGACCGGCTGGCGGCGCGCCCCGGCGGGGCGGACTACGGCGGGCTGTCGGCCTGGGTCCAGAGCTTCGTGGCGCCGCGTGTGGTCTTCACCGTGGGGCCCGGGGCGTTCATCCCCCGGCCCAAGGTGGACTCGGCGGTGCTTGTTTTCTCGCCCCTGCCCGAGGGGGGCGATTTCGACCCCCGGGCCTTGTCCGGGCTCTTGCACGCCTGTTTCCAGAAGCGGCGCAAACAGCTCGGCAACATCCTGAAATCATGCATGAACGAGGAGGCCAGGACCTACCTCGAAAGCCAGGGCCACAGCCTGCGCTCCCGGCCCGAGGAATTGGCCCCGAAGCAGTTCCAGGCCTTGTCAACACTGATGAAAAGCCATTTTGTGGCTTGACAGAAAGCGTTCTTCGCTGCCAATGTTCAATGCGGCGTGTTCACCGGGTCCGCAGCGGGCGGCGCCCGCCCCGGGAACCGCCCGGGTTTTTTGAGTGCAACGCTGGACATGGTTGCGGCTTTGCTTTAAGGCGACGGAAAGGCTGCTTGGCTCGGGATGGCGCGCGACACGGCGCCGCTCCCCGCCGCAGCGGGAGACGTGAGCCACTTGGCCCCTGCCGGTCGCAAGGTGCGGGCATGTGATAGTCGAAGCGTATTTCTTGGGGAGTTTGTTTCCAACTTGAGAGGAGGAAAGGACTGATGACTAAGGCTGATCTGGTCGTAAAAATCGCGGAGAAGGCGAACATCACCAAGGCCAATGCCGAGCGTGCCCTGAACGCCTTCCTGGAGACCGTCGAGGCCACCCTGGTCAAGGACGGCAAGCTGACCCTCACCGGCTTCGGCACCTTCGTCGTCGAGGAGCGCAAGGCCCGCACCGGCCGCAACCCGCGCACCGGCGCCAAGATCAAGATTCCCGCCACCAAGGTTGTCAAGTTCCGCCCCGGCAAGCTCCTCAAAGACGCCGTCAAGTAAGACCCTGGGGAGGATGCCATGATTCACGGAGAAACTCTGCACAGCCCGCTGCCCTGGGATCTGCCCTGGTGGATGCCCGACCACGCGGTGTTCTTCGGCGTGCTGTACGCCGTCCTGGGGATTCTGGGCCTCGCCGT from the Desulfocurvus vexinensis DSM 17965 genome contains:
- the rsmA gene encoding 16S rRNA (adenine(1518)-N(6)/adenine(1519)-N(6))-dimethyltransferase RsmA; the encoded protein is MSRAAAPPRYGRFAKKRFGQHFLHDKGVCARIVAALGIEPGDRVLEIGPGHGALSTLIAQAGPGLYAAVERDLALALELRGKCPGVLPLAADALAVRWERLEPPGGWKIIGNLPYNVASPLMWELFSRCRGLARAVFMVQKEVGDRLAARPGGADYGGLSAWVQSFVAPRVVFTVGPGAFIPRPKVDSAVLVFSPLPEGGDFDPRALSGLLHACFQKRRKQLGNILKSCMNEEARTYLESQGHSLRSRPEELAPKQFQALSTLMKSHFVA
- a CDS encoding DUF2062 domain-containing protein, with protein sequence MLKKNRTSWQRLRRWSRYQYLRVMRINATPHSVAMGLAVGIFAGFLPIVPLQTALTIALCLPLRGNPVVGFMGTWISNPFNWVPFYYFLFVVGRAIVPWDVPPLELDQFGAMLKTFNVTEFMDFGKDLLASFKVMLIAGCVMGVPAAVLTYYLARDAVIRYRRRRALRLLRKRTRLS
- a CDS encoding HU family DNA-binding protein, which produces MTKADLVVKIAEKANITKANAERALNAFLETVEATLVKDGKLTLTGFGTFVVEERKARTGRNPRTGAKIKIPATKVVKFRPGKLLKDAVK
- the fusA gene encoding elongation factor G — translated: MSKKVAIPKDFLHSLRNIGIIAHIDAGKTTLTERILYYSGRIHRMGEVHDGTATMDFMPEEQERGITIGSACTTCQWNGATINLIDTPGHVDFTIEVERSLRVLDGAVGVFCAVGGVEPQSETVWRQSVKFHVPKLAFVNKMDRPGADFAAVLDAMRERLGAVPLPLTVPVGSGQEFAGVIDLVAMRRLHFDPQTQGAEVRAEALDAEDEALAAPWRERMLETLAEADEAFLEVYLGGGDIAAGAIREAVRRATLRLALVPVFAGSALRNIGVQPLLDGVCAYLPSPADVPGQEGLDPASGQRVTLPPDPRGPLAALAFKVSMDTGRKVVLLRVYSGMVEAGQTVYNVTQGQEERVARLFRLHAGHKEKVDHAFAGEIVAAAGMKFSRTGDTLCAQDRQIVLERIDDYRPVISLALEPRNAAEADRLEEVLHKMLMEDPTLEMRRDEGTDQLLLSGMGELHLEVVLERIRREYGVDPRAGRPQVVFRETVRSAGQGEGEFDRELGEVPHYGFVAVAVEPRPRDAGRDVVFAFDTASWPADWVQAVADGVEDSLQSGVLKGYPVADVRVSVTRMARADGKSSPVGYRMAAAAAVKAALEAAQSVLLEPIMTVEVGVPDDFVGDVIGLLGSKGAKIDNMFDRSGHKVVQALAPLRQLFGFSTELRSATQGRAGLVMQFARFDVLG